One segment of Methanolinea mesophila DNA contains the following:
- a CDS encoding phosphate signaling complex PhoU family protein — MEIRKVQITGGSSYVITLPKDWAESLKIKKNDPLGLVVQPDGTLLVTKDITEVQVQRAKKFDVTAIHEPAFLFRLLIASYIAGYTTIEITSKNRLPASVRMVVRDFTQMTIGPEVVEETDNSVVLKDLLNPLEMPFNNTIKRMYVIVKNMYLDAMNVLETRNPNLADDVAARDNDVDRLNWLVARQTNIILKNANLSRKMAVSTSMVINTYVISRIIERIGDHAVRWVDNARKLPEGELPEDLIEAVRKASGISLSLFDKSIVSYFQSDIREANKNIEQVGALERACEEINALAMSQEPLTAISLRNIAESIRRAGEYSGDISENVINYLVESKI; from the coding sequence ATGGAAATCCGGAAAGTGCAGATAACGGGAGGGTCTTCGTACGTAATCACCCTCCCGAAGGACTGGGCCGAGTCGCTGAAGATCAAGAAGAACGATCCCCTCGGCCTGGTTGTGCAGCCCGACGGGACGCTGCTCGTCACCAAGGACATCACCGAGGTCCAGGTGCAGAGAGCGAAAAAGTTCGACGTGACCGCGATCCACGAACCTGCGTTCCTATTCCGCCTCCTGATTGCGAGTTATATCGCCGGCTACACGACGATCGAGATCACCTCCAAGAACCGGCTCCCTGCCTCGGTGAGGATGGTAGTCCGGGATTTCACCCAGATGACGATCGGACCGGAGGTGGTAGAAGAGACCGACAATTCGGTGGTGCTGAAAGACCTCTTAAATCCCCTGGAGATGCCGTTCAATAACACGATCAAGCGGATGTACGTCATCGTCAAGAACATGTACCTGGATGCCATGAACGTCCTGGAAACGAGGAACCCGAACCTTGCCGACGACGTCGCCGCGAGAGACAACGACGTCGACAGGCTCAACTGGCTCGTGGCGCGCCAGACCAACATCATCCTGAAGAATGCGAACCTCTCCCGGAAGATGGCGGTCTCAACCAGCATGGTGATCAACACGTACGTCATCTCCCGGATCATCGAACGCATCGGTGATCACGCGGTACGCTGGGTTGACAATGCCCGTAAACTCCCCGAAGGGGAACTCCCGGAGGACCTTATCGAGGCGGTCCGGAAGGCGAGCGGGATTTCCCTTTCCCTCTTTGACAAGAGCATCGTCTCCTACTTCCAGTCGGATATCAGGGAGGCGAACAAAAACATCGAGCAGGTAGGTGCGCTGGAAAGGGCCTGCGAGGAGATCAATGCGCTCGCGATGAGCCAGGAGCCCCTGACGGCCATTTCGCTGCGAAACATCGCCGAGAGCATCCGCAGGGCCGGGGAATACTCCGGGGACATCTCCGAGAACGTAATCAATTACCTCGTGGAATCGAAGATCTGA
- a CDS encoding RimK-like ATPgrasp N-terminal domain-containing protein → MGTRKDPPLVKDQTYMVRREGVTHVVSENYSYKSDTYYTILSQEMKGVAIAPTSQSVLDAGVVPICLEKARLAGIRVCEWGISHSYVPFPALLYGINYFATSSDYHPVAGPDETKAAIKHVTNCGKYPFCYQGLGDGDYIHRVHSVFGRVTTEDPGLSRLAGEIYDLFGIPLQTLVVRERAGEYAFSSLAPCRYSALSRDEKTLLHAYIERQEFL, encoded by the coding sequence ATGGGCACTAGGAAGGACCCCCCGCTCGTGAAGGACCAGACCTACATGGTCCGCCGGGAGGGAGTGACCCACGTGGTGAGCGAGAACTACTCCTACAAGAGCGACACCTACTATACCATCCTCTCCCAGGAGATGAAAGGGGTGGCGATCGCGCCAACGAGCCAGTCGGTGCTGGACGCGGGCGTGGTCCCCATATGCCTGGAGAAGGCCCGGCTCGCGGGTATCAGGGTCTGCGAGTGGGGAATCTCCCATTCCTACGTCCCGTTTCCCGCACTCCTCTACGGGATCAATTATTTCGCCACGTCTTCGGACTACCACCCGGTCGCGGGCCCCGACGAGACCAAAGCGGCGATAAAACACGTGACCAACTGTGGAAAATATCCCTTCTGCTACCAGGGGCTCGGGGATGGGGACTACATCCACCGGGTCCACTCCGTATTCGGGAGGGTCACCACCGAAGACCCAGGTCTCTCCCGCCTCGCAGGAGAGATCTACGACCTCTTCGGAATCCCCCTCCAGACCCTGGTGGTCCGTGAGAGGGCTGGGGAATATGCGTTCTCTTCCCTTGCTCCGTGCCGTTACTCGGCCCTCTCCCGGGATGAGAAGACGCTGCTCCATGCATATATCGAACGCCAGGAGTTCCTATGA
- a CDS encoding ATP-grasp domain-containing protein, with translation MSRLGIFVDRKTLSSAEQLTALIHCRDVAEAMGHSVEFIFPVDIHRIPQMDALFIRARTDPMNVTYVAARMASFHDIPVIDDPRSIRVCSDKINMYCQLMKKGVSIPRTIFLSRHELSPEKAEELFGELGRPLVIKEPSTSFSLRVEKVQDTAEFMRVSRRFSKLSDWIVVQQFVESQYDWRIGVLGGELLYACKYTIPTTTFKIQASVNGHVVYCDVLSVPPEEIPPDVLDLGLEAGNAIGNGLYGVDIKKADGHACVIEVNDNPSLESGEDAHYPLVYRKIVGHLLGA, from the coding sequence ATGAGCAGGCTCGGCATATTTGTGGACAGAAAGACCCTCTCTTCAGCCGAGCAGCTCACCGCCCTCATCCACTGCCGGGACGTGGCAGAGGCGATGGGGCACTCCGTGGAGTTCATCTTCCCGGTGGACATCCACCGTATCCCCCAGATGGACGCCCTCTTCATCCGGGCACGGACCGACCCGATGAACGTCACCTACGTCGCCGCCAGGATGGCCAGCTTCCATGACATCCCGGTGATCGACGACCCACGGTCTATCCGGGTCTGCTCAGATAAGATCAACATGTACTGCCAGCTGATGAAGAAAGGGGTCTCGATCCCCCGGACGATCTTCCTCTCCCGTCACGAGCTCTCCCCGGAAAAGGCGGAGGAGCTCTTCGGTGAGCTGGGACGCCCCCTGGTGATAAAAGAGCCGTCCACCTCGTTCTCTCTCCGGGTCGAGAAGGTGCAGGACACGGCGGAGTTCATGCGGGTCTCCCGGAGGTTTTCCAAGCTCTCAGACTGGATCGTGGTCCAGCAGTTCGTGGAGAGCCAGTACGACTGGAGGATCGGGGTGCTCGGCGGGGAACTGCTCTATGCCTGCAAGTACACCATCCCCACCACCACGTTCAAGATCCAGGCCTCCGTGAACGGGCACGTGGTCTATTGCGACGTGCTGAGCGTCCCCCCGGAGGAGATCCCTCCCGACGTGCTCGACCTCGGGCTCGAGGCGGGGAACGCGATCGGCAACGGGCTCTACGGGGTGGATATCAAGAAGGCCGACGGGCACGCCTGCGTGATCGAGGTGAATGACAACCCCTCCCTGGAGAGCGGGGAGGACGCGCACTATCCCCTGGTCTACCGGAAGATCGTCGGGCACCTCCTGGGAGCGTGA
- a CDS encoding YkgJ family cysteine cluster protein — MDEDWLLTAEAICCDCGGRCCHGAHPPLSPSRRTLITSRGVGNGNIEFTGYHRMAVDERGWCTMFREGRCAIHCIKPETCIAGPFTFDIRDGMLEIYLKHEGICPLAGLFRRTPGAYRVHYDRAVHEISRLVRDLPAAELAIVLRIDEPETDKVAEIPLEAFSRN, encoded by the coding sequence ATGGACGAGGACTGGCTGCTTACCGCCGAGGCCATCTGTTGTGACTGCGGGGGGCGGTGCTGCCACGGCGCCCACCCGCCGCTTTCCCCCTCCCGGAGGACCCTTATCACCTCCCGGGGCGTGGGAAACGGGAACATCGAGTTCACGGGATACCACCGGATGGCGGTTGACGAACGGGGCTGGTGCACCATGTTCCGGGAAGGGAGGTGCGCAATCCACTGCATCAAGCCCGAGACCTGCATCGCGGGCCCGTTCACCTTCGATATCAGGGACGGGATGCTCGAGATCTACTTGAAACACGAGGGCATCTGCCCCCTCGCGGGGTTGTTCCGGCGGACTCCGGGGGCGTACAGGGTCCATTACGACCGGGCTGTCCATGAGATCTCCCGCCTGGTCAGGGATCTCCCGGCGGCCGAGCTCGCAATAGTGCTCCGGATCGATGAACCCGAGACCGATAAGGTGGCAGAGATCCCCCTGGAGGCGTTCTCACGGAACTGA
- a CDS encoding glutamate-cysteine ligase family protein, whose product MPCSDTILAEVAGYPADETPFSGVLLGKELQKTVIEFIPPAPARNVPELEASLLPGIEGFFSRFGSRYSLLGLGMHPLLTLDQTSVWDHGEHEYYQAYDRIFGLRQHGWLNIQALQINLSYRDTGHLVWLYNRVRALIPYLVAITAASPFVEGRPTGLADNRLRYYRENQARIPEICENIIPERLRSLQDYLDSLERIYGALRRLDGDILCDEWVASRGLIVRFSRPCIEIKALDEQECVRSDMAVCAFVRALVSCRDLSLEEDRDALVELTGKAMEGGTAALRPELRALYRKACRAATDEERRYLPYIERRIESGSLAEQMVREARNEGSIRALLPGLAGSLRTNEPWISR is encoded by the coding sequence TTGCCTTGTTCCGATACGATTCTCGCGGAAGTTGCAGGATACCCTGCGGACGAGACCCCGTTCTCCGGGGTGCTGCTCGGAAAAGAACTGCAGAAGACGGTGATCGAGTTCATACCGCCGGCACCGGCCCGGAACGTCCCCGAACTGGAGGCGAGCCTCCTCCCCGGTATTGAGGGGTTCTTCTCCCGCTTCGGGTCCCGGTACTCCCTGCTCGGCCTCGGCATGCACCCCCTGCTCACTCTGGACCAGACCTCGGTCTGGGACCACGGGGAGCATGAGTACTACCAGGCCTACGACCGGATCTTCGGGCTCCGCCAGCACGGGTGGCTCAATATCCAGGCGCTGCAGATCAACCTCTCCTACCGGGACACCGGCCACCTCGTGTGGCTCTACAACCGTGTGAGGGCGCTCATTCCATACCTGGTCGCCATCACCGCGGCATCACCCTTCGTCGAGGGAAGACCTACCGGCCTTGCGGATAACCGGCTCCGGTATTACCGGGAGAACCAGGCGAGGATCCCGGAGATCTGCGAGAACATCATCCCGGAACGGCTGCGATCCCTCCAGGACTATCTCGATTCCCTGGAGCGGATTTACGGTGCGCTCCGGCGTCTCGACGGGGATATCCTCTGCGACGAGTGGGTCGCCTCCCGGGGGCTGATCGTCCGTTTCTCCCGCCCCTGCATCGAGATCAAGGCCCTGGACGAGCAGGAATGCGTGCGATCCGACATGGCGGTCTGCGCATTCGTCCGGGCGCTGGTGTCCTGCCGGGACCTGTCACTGGAGGAGGACCGCGACGCCCTCGTGGAGCTCACCGGGAAGGCGATGGAAGGCGGGACTGCCGCACTTCGCCCGGAACTCCGCGCCCTGTACCGGAAGGCCTGCAGGGCCGCGACGGACGAGGAGCGAAGGTACCTTCCCTACATAGAGAGGAGGATCGAGTCCGGAAGCCTGGCGGAACAGATGGTGAGGGAGGCACGGAACGAAGGCTCGATCAGGGCCCTCCTCCCCGGGCTCGCAGGGTCGCTCCGGACAAACGAACCGTGGATCAGCCGGTGA
- a CDS encoding APC family permease, which translates to MTGGSPPARPALKRELGLLQVTAAGVGIILGAGIYALIGEAAGLAGNAVWLAFGFSAVVALLTCFSYAELSSMYPRAAAEYEYTRQGFGPEAAFLIGWLIIFSGVVGAATVAIAFSGYFQALFPMPAFLPGVGIILVLAAILLYGIRETAWLAISFTIVEAGGLVAIIIAGIPFLGSIDYLEMPLGVQGLFSAAALVFFAFMGFEEMVKFADETRKPATVIPRALMLAIGICIVLYVLVSISAVSVVGWEALSASDAPFVTVAGAAWGADASVVISVVALFATSNTVLLMLLAASQITYGMASAGSLPEQIAFVHPGRRTPWVAVLGVSVAAICFTVPGDLGMVANVTNFLLFVTFLVINATVIVLRYRSPGLERPFRIPLAIGRLPVLPVLGILSSVFMIAQLTLPVIALGVGIIVIGVLIAYFFKKKGAVTG; encoded by the coding sequence ATGACAGGAGGGAGCCCCCCTGCCCGGCCGGCACTGAAACGCGAGCTCGGGCTGCTCCAGGTCACCGCGGCCGGGGTGGGAATTATTCTCGGGGCGGGGATCTACGCCCTCATCGGCGAGGCCGCAGGGCTCGCCGGGAACGCGGTCTGGCTCGCGTTCGGGTTCTCCGCCGTGGTGGCCCTGCTCACCTGTTTCTCCTACGCCGAACTCTCTTCGATGTATCCCCGGGCCGCCGCCGAGTACGAGTATACCCGGCAGGGGTTCGGGCCCGAGGCAGCATTCCTCATCGGGTGGCTGATCATCTTCTCCGGGGTGGTGGGTGCTGCGACGGTGGCCATCGCGTTCTCCGGCTATTTCCAGGCGCTGTTCCCCATGCCCGCGTTCCTCCCGGGGGTGGGGATCATCCTCGTGTTGGCGGCGATCCTCCTTTACGGGATCCGGGAGACCGCCTGGCTGGCGATCTCCTTCACCATTGTCGAGGCGGGCGGGCTGGTGGCGATCATCATTGCCGGAATCCCGTTCCTGGGGAGCATCGACTACCTGGAGATGCCGCTCGGGGTCCAGGGCCTGTTCTCCGCCGCGGCACTGGTCTTCTTCGCGTTCATGGGATTCGAGGAGATGGTGAAGTTCGCGGACGAGACCAGGAAACCGGCCACGGTGATTCCCCGGGCGCTCATGCTCGCGATCGGGATCTGCATCGTGCTCTATGTGCTGGTCTCAATCTCCGCGGTGAGCGTGGTGGGATGGGAGGCCCTGTCTGCATCCGATGCGCCGTTCGTCACCGTAGCCGGGGCCGCCTGGGGGGCCGACGCCTCGGTGGTGATCTCGGTGGTGGCCCTCTTCGCCACCTCCAACACCGTGCTCCTGATGCTCCTCGCGGCCTCCCAGATCACCTACGGGATGGCAAGCGCGGGCTCTCTCCCGGAACAGATCGCGTTCGTCCACCCCGGGAGAAGGACTCCCTGGGTGGCGGTGCTCGGGGTCAGCGTGGCGGCGATATGCTTCACCGTCCCCGGGGACCTCGGCATGGTCGCCAACGTGACCAATTTCCTCCTCTTCGTCACCTTCCTGGTGATCAACGCGACGGTTATCGTCCTCCGGTACAGGAGTCCCGGCCTCGAGCGGCCGTTCCGCATCCCCCTCGCGATCGGACGGCTCCCGGTCCTCCCGGTCCTGGGAATCCTGTCGAGCGTATTCATGATCGCCCAGCTCACTCTCCCGGTGATCGCCCTGGGCGTCGGGATCATTGTTATCGGAGTGCTTATCGCATATTTCTTCAAGAAAAAAGGTGCGGTCACCGGCTGA
- a CDS encoding PAS domain S-box protein yields MITVLLVHDNTELIEGARSYLAKMGEVRVDAVHSVKQALEILKNRNYDIIVSYYQIPEVNGIEFLDDMNGIELLRFLKSQGSTSPFILYSRRGDRLVLEDLNAAGESPLPRGSSRPQVAELRDLVHQAVMRKKIERDLSARCDTLDAILNATPLWVCQMHSSVLDWVNGAMTRGLGYEEGALAGKSALSLFPDKEECDRAFREMTIRVDEEGWGFSDTRMKKKDGTVIPCRTRIRLADLHDHSRGQVLVCEDQSEKVRLEEMVKESDLRYREMLQSSGSIIMKLDPEGTITFFNKFAQSFFGYSAPEIMGKNVVGTLIPEGRRNLEVTGFVQDMHMNGENSAIRINEMVLRDGEPVWIAWVNRAVREPDGRIREIVCIGHDITDHSGRDRKRISTAMWKDRVISGTDITDEVFDAVFNICLEIAKEGREGKQLGTAFIIGDTENVLQKSKQLILNPFAGHRTEDRMIVNHDIKENVKELAQLDGAFVVRGDGLIEAAARYITIDTHEVGIPKGLGTRHSSVAAITMVTGAIGIVVSQSGGKISIFRNGRMIQEIA; encoded by the coding sequence GTGATCACGGTTCTGCTGGTACACGATAACACCGAACTCATCGAGGGGGCCCGGTCGTACCTCGCGAAGATGGGCGAGGTGAGGGTGGATGCGGTACATTCCGTGAAGCAGGCCCTGGAGATCCTGAAGAACAGGAATTACGACATCATCGTCTCATATTACCAGATCCCCGAGGTGAACGGGATAGAGTTCCTCGACGACATGAACGGGATAGAGCTCCTCCGGTTCCTGAAGTCCCAGGGGAGCACCAGCCCCTTCATCCTCTATTCCCGACGGGGCGACCGGCTCGTGCTGGAAGACCTTAACGCCGCAGGGGAGTCCCCCCTCCCAAGGGGCAGCTCGCGGCCCCAGGTTGCGGAACTCCGCGACCTCGTGCACCAGGCCGTGATGCGGAAGAAGATCGAACGGGACCTCTCCGCCCGGTGCGACACCCTCGACGCGATCCTGAACGCCACCCCCCTGTGGGTATGCCAGATGCACTCCTCGGTCCTCGACTGGGTGAACGGCGCCATGACCCGGGGCCTGGGATACGAGGAGGGAGCGCTCGCCGGGAAGTCCGCGCTCTCGCTTTTCCCCGACAAGGAAGAGTGCGACCGTGCGTTCCGGGAGATGACCATCCGGGTGGACGAGGAGGGCTGGGGGTTCTCCGATACCCGGATGAAGAAGAAGGACGGAACGGTGATACCCTGCAGGACCAGGATCCGGCTCGCCGACCTCCACGACCACTCCCGTGGACAGGTCCTGGTATGCGAGGACCAGAGCGAGAAGGTCCGCCTCGAGGAGATGGTCAAGGAGAGCGACCTCCGCTACCGGGAGATGCTGCAAAGCTCGGGGAGCATCATCATGAAGCTCGATCCGGAGGGCACCATCACTTTCTTCAACAAGTTCGCCCAGTCCTTCTTCGGCTATTCGGCCCCGGAGATCATGGGGAAGAACGTGGTCGGGACCCTGATACCCGAGGGGCGGCGGAACCTTGAGGTGACCGGGTTCGTGCAGGACATGCACATGAACGGCGAGAACTCCGCCATCCGGATCAACGAGATGGTCCTCCGCGACGGGGAACCGGTATGGATCGCCTGGGTGAACAGGGCCGTCCGCGAACCTGACGGGCGGATCAGGGAGATCGTGTGCATCGGGCACGACATCACCGACCACTCCGGCAGAGACCGGAAAAGGATCAGCACCGCGATGTGGAAGGACCGGGTGATATCCGGGACCGACATCACCGACGAGGTCTTCGACGCGGTGTTCAACATCTGCCTGGAGATCGCCAAGGAGGGACGGGAAGGCAAACAGCTCGGGACGGCGTTCATCATCGGGGATACCGAGAATGTGCTCCAGAAGTCGAAGCAGCTGATCCTGAACCCCTTCGCAGGGCACCGCACCGAAGACCGGATGATCGTGAACCACGACATCAAGGAGAACGTCAAAGAGCTCGCCCAGCTGGACGGGGCGTTCGTGGTCCGGGGCGACGGTCTTATCGAGGCCGCGGCCCGGTACATCACCATCGATACCCACGAGGTGGGGATACCGAAGGGGCTCGGAACCCGGCACTCCTCGGTGGCGGCGATCACCATGGTGACCGGGGCGATCGGGATCGTGGTGTCCCAGAGCGGGGGAAAGATCTCCATCTTCCGGAACGGGCGGATGATCCAGGAGATCGCCTGA
- a CDS encoding DEAD/DEAH box helicase, producing MKTLSFEDLGLSLPLQKAVSEMGFEEPTPIQSLAIPAVRDGRDVIGQAHTGTGKTAAYGIPLLEKVDVAKPAIQALVLCPTRELAIQVSEELRRLAIHLKNMSVIPVYGGQPIERQFAALRKGVQVVIATPGRLLDHLQRGTIRLDQVRMVVLDEADEMLDMGFSDDVEAILRRLPKDRQTVLFSATISPEIRQLAEKYLNQPFPVKVLHEQLTVPGIEQRYLEVGDPMKPEALSRMIDFYNPRLTLVFCNTKRKVDEVVSTLQARGYQAEGLHGDMNQTQRERVMTRVRAGSTDILIATDVAARGIDIEQVELVVNYDVPQDPEYYVHRIGRTGRAGRSGRSITFVSGREVWKLKDIQKFAKIRIMPHPIPTDNQIAEQRAAKLLTRVRAEMDKGGLEPYIPRVEQLMGDDFTSLDVAAALMKIQMAPLGGEPKKEGQEAGKSRPGPSRSQGRYPDSRRKKRNYRS from the coding sequence ATGAAGACATTATCATTCGAAGATCTCGGCCTTTCCCTGCCGCTCCAGAAAGCGGTCTCGGAGATGGGGTTCGAGGAGCCGACCCCTATCCAGTCCCTGGCAATACCCGCGGTGAGGGACGGGCGTGACGTGATAGGACAGGCCCACACCGGTACGGGAAAGACCGCCGCGTACGGAATTCCCCTGCTGGAAAAAGTCGACGTGGCAAAACCCGCGATCCAGGCCCTGGTGCTCTGCCCGACCAGGGAACTGGCTATCCAGGTGTCGGAAGAACTCCGGAGGCTGGCGATTCACCTGAAAAATATGAGTGTAATCCCGGTCTACGGGGGCCAGCCCATCGAGCGGCAGTTCGCCGCGCTCCGGAAGGGCGTGCAGGTGGTGATCGCCACCCCCGGACGGCTGCTCGACCACCTGCAGCGGGGTACCATCCGGCTCGACCAGGTGAGGATGGTGGTCCTCGACGAGGCGGACGAGATGCTCGACATGGGGTTCTCCGACGACGTGGAGGCAATTCTCCGGAGGCTCCCGAAGGACCGGCAGACGGTGCTCTTCTCGGCCACGATCTCCCCGGAGATCCGGCAGCTCGCGGAGAAGTACCTGAACCAGCCGTTCCCGGTGAAGGTGCTTCACGAGCAGCTTACCGTGCCGGGGATCGAGCAGCGCTATCTCGAGGTGGGGGACCCCATGAAGCCCGAGGCCCTCTCCCGGATGATCGACTTCTACAACCCCCGGCTCACCCTGGTCTTCTGCAACACCAAACGGAAGGTGGACGAGGTGGTGAGCACCCTCCAGGCCAGGGGCTACCAGGCCGAGGGGCTCCACGGCGATATGAACCAGACGCAGCGTGAACGCGTCATGACCCGGGTGCGGGCCGGGTCGACCGACATCCTGATCGCGACCGATGTGGCCGCCCGGGGGATCGATATCGAGCAGGTGGAACTGGTGGTCAATTACGACGTCCCCCAGGACCCCGAGTACTACGTCCACCGGATCGGGAGGACCGGGCGTGCGGGAAGGAGCGGGCGGTCGATTACCTTCGTATCCGGGAGAGAGGTCTGGAAATTAAAGGATATCCAGAAGTTCGCCAAGATCCGGATCATGCCCCACCCCATCCCCACCGACAACCAGATCGCCGAGCAGCGGGCGGCGAAGCTCCTCACCCGGGTCCGGGCCGAGATGGACAAGGGCGGGCTCGAACCCTACATCCCCAGGGTGGAGCAGCTTATGGGCGACGATTTCACCTCGCTCGACGTTGCGGCGGCACTGATGAAGATACAGATGGCCCCGCTCGGCGGCGAACCGAAGAAAGAAGGGCAGGAAGCGGGGAAAAGCAGGCCGGGCCCGTCCCGGAGCCAGGGCCGGTACCCCGACAGCCGAAGGAAAAAAAGGAATTACAGGTCGTAA
- a CDS encoding copper-translocating P-type ATPase, whose product MGAGKGMRMASMHQVMATDFRNRFIVSVILTVPILALSPLIQQALGFSLRFEGDAIVLFLLSTAVFFYGGWPFYSGLVKELRRRQPGMMTLIGVAIIVAYVYSSIALFEAFGISGAIFFWELATLIDIMLLGHWVEMRSVMGTSRALEELVKLLPSQAHRVRDDGSEEDVSLESVRSGERVRVKPGERIPVDGEVVSGETSVDESMLTGESVPVYKGTGDEVIGGSVNGDGSIVVRVTRTGESSYISQVIDLVRSAQTARSRTQNLADRAAKWLTIIGLSAGAITLVAWFLVAGQQFVFALERSVTVMVITCPHALGLAIPLVVAVSTALAARHGFLIRNRTAFENARRLQAIIFDKTGTLTLGEFEVTDVIRLGGLCDEAVLRDYAGSLESLSEHPIGKAIAKAGKTRYDVDEFKSMPGKGVTGTIDGHRVMVVSGMHLESLKKTVSDARIDETAAKGRTVVYVLIDDELCGAIALADIVRPESKNAIAQLKDMGIECLMVTGDRKEVAEYVSRELGMSEYFAGVLPDKKAEKVREIQARGLLVGMVGDGVNDAPALAEANVGIAIGAGTDVAIEAADIVLVRSNPDDVVSVIKLGRATYRKMVQNLLWATGYNAVAIPLAAGILYGEGILLSPAAGAVLMSVSTVIVAVNARLLRFE is encoded by the coding sequence ATGGGAGCCGGTAAAGGCATGAGGATGGCCTCCATGCATCAGGTGATGGCCACCGATTTCCGGAATCGGTTCATCGTCTCGGTGATCCTCACCGTCCCTATCCTGGCACTCTCCCCCCTCATCCAGCAGGCGCTGGGGTTCTCCCTCCGTTTCGAGGGGGATGCCATCGTCCTCTTCCTCCTCTCCACCGCGGTGTTCTTCTACGGCGGCTGGCCGTTCTATTCCGGGCTGGTGAAGGAGCTCCGCCGGCGCCAGCCGGGGATGATGACCCTGATCGGAGTAGCCATCATCGTGGCGTACGTGTATTCCAGCATCGCCCTGTTCGAGGCGTTCGGGATCTCGGGGGCGATCTTCTTCTGGGAGCTCGCTACCCTGATCGACATCATGCTCCTCGGCCACTGGGTGGAGATGCGGTCCGTAATGGGCACCTCCCGGGCGCTCGAGGAACTGGTAAAGCTCCTCCCTTCCCAGGCACACCGGGTGCGGGACGACGGGAGCGAAGAGGATGTTTCCCTCGAATCGGTCCGGTCAGGGGAGCGTGTCCGGGTAAAACCGGGAGAACGTATCCCTGTCGACGGGGAGGTGGTGTCCGGGGAGACCAGCGTCGACGAGTCGATGCTCACCGGGGAGTCGGTCCCGGTGTACAAGGGAACCGGGGACGAGGTGATCGGGGGGTCGGTGAACGGTGACGGGTCGATTGTGGTCCGGGTGACGAGGACAGGGGAGAGCTCGTACATCTCTCAGGTGATCGACCTGGTCCGTTCGGCCCAGACCGCCCGTTCGAGGACCCAGAACCTCGCCGACCGGGCGGCGAAATGGCTGACCATCATCGGTCTTTCGGCCGGGGCGATCACGCTCGTGGCATGGTTCCTGGTCGCCGGGCAGCAGTTCGTCTTCGCCCTCGAGCGGAGCGTGACGGTGATGGTGATCACCTGCCCCCACGCGCTCGGGCTCGCTATCCCCCTGGTAGTGGCGGTTTCCACCGCGCTCGCCGCACGGCACGGCTTCCTCATCCGGAACCGCACCGCGTTCGAGAACGCCCGGAGGCTTCAGGCAATCATCTTCGACAAGACCGGGACCCTCACCCTCGGAGAGTTCGAGGTCACCGACGTGATCCGCCTGGGGGGTCTCTGCGACGAGGCCGTGCTCCGGGACTATGCCGGCTCGCTCGAGTCCCTCTCCGAGCACCCCATCGGGAAGGCAATCGCCAAGGCGGGAAAGACCCGCTATGATGTGGATGAGTTCAAATCCATGCCCGGCAAGGGCGTCACCGGGACGATTGACGGGCACAGGGTGATGGTAGTCAGCGGCATGCACCTTGAATCCCTCAAAAAAACCGTATCTGATGCCCGGATCGACGAGACCGCGGCCAAAGGGCGGACCGTGGTCTATGTTCTGATCGATGACGAACTTTGCGGGGCGATCGCGCTCGCGGACATCGTCCGCCCGGAATCTAAGAACGCGATCGCACAACTGAAGGACATGGGGATCGAGTGCCTGATGGTTACCGGGGACCGGAAGGAGGTGGCGGAGTACGTCTCCCGCGAGCTCGGGATGAGCGAGTACTTCGCCGGCGTCCTCCCCGATAAGAAGGCCGAGAAGGTCCGGGAGATCCAGGCCCGCGGCCTTCTGGTGGGAATGGTCGGTGACGGGGTGAATGACGCCCCCGCCCTCGCCGAGGCGAACGTGGGGATCGCCATCGGGGCCGGGACGGACGTGGCCATCGAGGCGGCCGACATCGTGCTCGTCCGGAGCAACCCCGACGACGTGGTCTCGGTGATCAAGCTCGGGCGTGCCACCTACCGTAAGATGGTGCAGAACCTTCTCTGGGCAACGGGGTACAACGCGGTCGCGATACCTCTCGCGGCCGGGATACTCTACGGAGAGGGGATCCTCTTATCGCCGGCGGCAGGTGCGGTGCTTATGTCGGTTTCGACGGTTATCGTGGCGGTGAACGCGAGGCTGCTAAGGTTTGAGTGA